The Bacillota bacterium genome has a window encoding:
- a CDS encoding M55 family metallopeptidase: MRVYISVDMEGIAGVTTFDETIVGKADYEHFRRQMHKETSAAVRGAQSAGATHIVVRDGHDTACNLLPSELPEEVLLIRNWSGGLYGMMEGIDDTFDAVVFVGHHAKANTPSAILKHTMSMRILDLRVNGLSLPEVGWNALIAGYHGVPVTFVSGDKALCIQAEALFEGVVCVAVKEGMGAAALHMHPEKCCHAIEAEVQRALVDRGACKPFVLGDEYCVEVEFNSEEWAHRGQWYPGALRLDSRTLQFRSSDFLDCLRFFTFVT; the protein is encoded by the coding sequence ATGAGAGTGTATATCTCTGTGGATATGGAAGGCATAGCCGGTGTAACGACCTTTGATGAAACGATAGTGGGCAAAGCAGACTATGAGCACTTTAGGCGACAGATGCACAAAGAGACCAGCGCCGCAGTGCGTGGCGCGCAGAGCGCCGGTGCCACGCATATCGTAGTGCGCGACGGACATGACACCGCCTGCAATCTCTTGCCAAGTGAGCTGCCAGAGGAAGTCTTGCTCATTCGCAACTGGTCTGGCGGACTGTACGGCATGATGGAAGGCATCGACGACACATTCGATGCCGTAGTTTTCGTAGGCCACCACGCCAAGGCCAACACACCTAGTGCGATACTCAAGCACACCATGAGCATGCGCATTCTAGATCTTCGCGTCAACGGTCTTTCCCTGCCTGAAGTAGGCTGGAACGCCTTGATTGCCGGATACCACGGTGTCCCCGTGACTTTTGTCAGTGGGGACAAGGCCTTGTGTATTCAGGCCGAGGCTCTGTTTGAAGGGGTTGTTTGCGTCGCAGTTAAAGAAGGTATGGGGGCCGCTGCGCTACACATGCACCCAGAAAAATGCTGCCACGCCATTGAAGCCGAAGTGCAGCGTGCCCTTGTCGACCGCGGCGCCTGTAAACCCTTTGTGCTAGGGGACGAGTACTGCGTCGAGGTGGAGTTTAACAGCGAGGAATGGGCTCATCGCGGCCAGTGGTACCCAGGCGCGCTTCGCCTCGATAGTCGTACCCTGCAATTTCGCAGCAGCGATTTTCTTGATTGTCTCCGTTTCTTTACCTTTGTGACGTAA